One part of the Fusobacterium pseudoperiodonticum genome encodes these proteins:
- a CDS encoding FAD-dependent oxidoreductase: protein MKKIYDLNLVERNDVAENTIELIFTKPSDYEFKIGQYTFLNVGEDPQDKNFARALSIASHPDEDLLRFVMRTSDSEFKQRCLAMKKGDSATVTKATGSFGFKFSDKEIVFLISGIGIAPIIPMLMELEKIDYQGKVSLFYSNRTLAKTTYHERLGSYNIKNYNYNPVFTGIQPRINIDLLKEKLDDIYDAHYYIIGTGEFIKTMKTLLEENNISKDHYLVDNFG, encoded by the coding sequence ATGAAAAAAATATATGACTTAAATTTAGTTGAAAGAAATGATGTTGCAGAAAATACTATTGAACTAATTTTCACTAAACCAAGTGATTATGAATTTAAAATAGGGCAATATACATTTTTAAATGTAGGGGAAGATCCTCAAGATAAAAACTTTGCTAGAGCTTTATCTATAGCTTCTCACCCTGATGAAGATTTATTAAGATTTGTTATGAGAACTAGTGATAGTGAATTTAAACAAAGATGTTTAGCTATGAAAAAAGGTGACAGTGCAACTGTTACTAAAGCAACAGGAAGCTTTGGTTTTAAATTTTCTGATAAAGAAATTGTTTTCTTGATTTCAGGTATAGGGATTGCACCAATCATACCAATGCTTATGGAGCTTGAAAAAATTGATTATCAAGGTAAGGTTAGCTTATTCTATTCTAATAGAACTTTAGCTAAAACAACTTATCATGAAAGATTAGGAAGCTATAATATTAAAAATTATAACTACAATCCTGTATTCACAGGTATACAACCTAGAATAAACATAGATTTATTAAAAGAAAAATTAGATGACATCTATGATGCTCACTACTATATTATAGGAACTGGTGAATTCATAAAAACTATGAAGACACTTTTAGAAGAAAATAATATCAGCAAAGACCATTATCTAGTTGATAATTTTGGATAA
- a CDS encoding inorganic diphosphatase, with translation MLKDIEKYKFYLNKEVLVKVDRKLGEKHPNFDFIYPVNYGYIPNTLSEDGEEIDVYILGIFYPVDEFKGICKAVICRYDDNENKLIVVPRDKSYSVEQVEALIEFQEKFFKHKIIIE, from the coding sequence ATGTTAAAAGATATAGAAAAATATAAATTTTATCTCAATAAAGAAGTTTTAGTAAAAGTTGATAGAAAATTAGGAGAGAAACATCCAAACTTTGATTTTATATATCCAGTAAATTATGGTTATATTCCCAATACTTTAAGTGAAGATGGTGAAGAAATAGATGTTTATATTCTAGGAATTTTTTATCCTGTTGATGAGTTTAAAGGAATTTGTAAGGCTGTTATTTGTAGGTATGATGACAATGAAAATAAATTAATTGTAGTACCAAGAGATAAAAGTTATTCAGTAGAGCAAGTGGAAGCTTTAATAGAATTTCAAGAAAAATTTTTTAAACATAAAATAATTATAGAATAA
- a CDS encoding ribonucleoside-diphosphate reductase subunit alpha, giving the protein MTNERRKVINRDNIVEDLNIEKIREKLLRACDGLEVNMVELESNIDSIYEENITTQKIQASLINTAVTMTSFEESDWAYVAGRLLMMEAEREVYHSRKFSYGDFAKTIKHMVELGLYDERLLTYTEEELNQISQLIDLSRDMVYDYAGANMLVNRYLIKHDGKTYELPQETFMTISMMLALNEKEGETRVNIVKEFYNALSLRKLSLATPILANLRIPNGNLSSCFITAIDDNIESIFYNIDSIARISKNGGGVGVNVSRIRAKGSMVNGYYNASGGVVPWIRIINDTAVAVNQQGRRAGAVTVALDTWHLDIETFLELQTENGDQRGKAYDIYPQVVCSNLFMKRVKNNESWTLFDPYEIRKKYGIELCELYGYEFENLYEKLEKDNDIKLKKVLSAKELFKSIMKTQLETGMPYIFFKDRANEVNHNSHMGMIGNGNLCMESFSNFKPTINFVEEEDGNTSIRRSEMGEIHTCNLISLNLAELTSDELEKHVALAVRALDNTIDLTVTPLKESNKHNLMYRTIGVGAMGLADYLAREYMIYEESINEINELFERIALYSIKASALLAKDRGAYKAFKGSKWDQAIFFGKKREWYEANSKFKDEWNEAFYLVEANGLRNGELTAIAPNTSTSLLMGSTASVTPTFSRFFIEKNQRGAIPRTVKHLKDRAWFYPEFKNVNPISYVKIMAKIGSWTTQGVSMEMVFDLNKDIKAKDIYDTLITAWEEGCKSVYYIRTIQKNTNNISEKEECESCSG; this is encoded by the coding sequence ATGACTAACGAGAGAAGAAAGGTTATCAATAGAGATAACATAGTTGAAGATTTAAATATAGAGAAAATAAGAGAAAAACTTTTAAGAGCCTGTGATGGTTTAGAAGTAAATATGGTTGAGTTAGAAAGTAATATAGATTCAATCTATGAAGAAAATATCACAACTCAAAAGATACAAGCCTCTTTAATAAATACAGCTGTTACTATGACAAGCTTTGAAGAAAGTGACTGGGCTTATGTAGCAGGAAGATTACTGATGATGGAAGCTGAAAGAGAAGTTTACCATTCAAGAAAGTTTTCTTATGGAGATTTTGCTAAGACTATAAAGCATATGGTTGAATTAGGATTGTACGATGAAAGACTACTTACATATACAGAAGAAGAATTAAATCAAATATCTCAACTGATAGATTTAAGTAGAGATATGGTTTACGACTATGCTGGAGCAAATATGCTTGTCAATAGATATCTTATCAAACATGATGGTAAGACTTATGAGCTACCTCAAGAAACATTTATGACTATATCTATGATGTTGGCATTAAATGAAAAAGAAGGAGAAACAAGAGTAAATATAGTAAAAGAATTCTATAATGCTCTATCACTTAGAAAATTATCACTAGCAACACCAATACTTGCTAATCTTAGAATACCTAATGGTAACTTATCATCTTGCTTTATAACTGCAATAGATGATAATATAGAATCTATTTTCTATAATATAGACTCAATAGCAAGAATTAGTAAGAATGGTGGAGGAGTAGGTGTAAATGTTTCAAGAATAAGAGCAAAAGGTTCTATGGTAAATGGTTATTACAATGCAAGTGGTGGGGTTGTACCTTGGATTAGAATTATAAATGATACTGCAGTTGCAGTAAACCAACAAGGTAGAAGAGCAGGAGCTGTTACAGTTGCTTTAGATACTTGGCATTTGGATATAGAAACTTTCTTAGAACTTCAAACTGAAAATGGAGATCAAAGAGGAAAAGCTTATGATATCTATCCACAAGTTGTATGTTCTAACTTATTTATGAAGAGAGTGAAAAATAATGAGTCTTGGACTCTATTTGATCCATATGAAATAAGGAAGAAATATGGAATTGAGCTTTGCGAGCTTTATGGCTATGAATTTGAGAATCTATACGAGAAGCTAGAGAAAGATAATGACATTAAGTTAAAGAAGGTTTTAAGTGCTAAGGAACTGTTTAAAAGCATAATGAAAACTCAATTGGAAACTGGAATGCCATATATCTTCTTTAAGGATAGAGCAAACGAAGTAAACCACAATTCTCATATGGGAATGATAGGTAATGGAAATCTATGTATGGAAAGTTTTTCAAACTTCAAACCAACTATAAATTTTGTTGAGGAAGAAGATGGAAACACATCTATAAGAAGAAGTGAAATGGGAGAAATTCATACTTGTAACTTAATTTCTCTTAACCTAGCTGAACTTACTTCTGATGAATTAGAAAAACATGTTGCTTTAGCAGTGAGAGCTTTAGACAATACTATAGATTTAACTGTTACACCATTAAAAGAATCAAATAAACATAACTTAATGTATAGAACAATAGGAGTAGGGGCAATGGGACTTGCTGACTACTTGGCAAGAGAATATATGATCTATGAAGAGTCAATCAATGAGATAAATGAGTTATTTGAAAGAATAGCACTTTATTCAATAAAAGCTTCGGCATTATTGGCAAAAGATAGAGGAGCATACAAGGCTTTCAAAGGTTCTAAATGGGATCAAGCTATATTCTTTGGAAAGAAAAGAGAATGGTATGAAGCTAATTCTAAATTTAAAGATGAATGGAATGAAGCCTTTTATTTAGTCGAAGCTAATGGACTTAGAAATGGAGAGCTAACAGCGATAGCACCGAATACATCAACATCATTATTGATGGGTTCAACTGCTTCTGTAACTCCAACATTCTCAAGATTCTTCATTGAAAAAAATCAAAGAGGAGCTATACCAAGAACAGTTAAACATTTAAAAGATAGAGCTTGGTTCTATCCAGAATTTAAAAATGTAAATCCTATTAGTTATGTAAAAATAATGGCTAAGATAGGTTCTTGGACAACACAGGGAGTATCAATGGAAATGGTCTTTGACTTAAACAAAGATATTAAAGCCAAAGATATTTATGACACTTTAATTACGGCTTGGGAAGAAGGATGTAAGAGTGTCTACTATATAAGAACTATTCAAAAGAATACAAATAATATTTCAGAAAAAGAGGAGTGTGAAAGCTGTAGTGGATAG
- a CDS encoding ribonucleotide-diphosphate reductase subunit beta encodes MDRKKLFNPEGDDTLNARKIIKGNSTNLFNLNNVRYQWANQLYRTMMANFWIPEKVDLTQDKNDYENLTLPEREAYDGILSFLIFLDSIQTNNIPNISDHVTAPEVNLLLAIQTFQEAIHSQSYQYIIESILPKQSRDLIYDKWRDDKVLFERNSFIAKIYQDFIDEQSDENFAKVIIANYLLESLYFYNGFNFFYLLASRNKMVGTSDIIRLINRDELSHVVLFRSIVKEIKNDYPEFFSAETIYSMFKTAVEQEINWTEHIIGNRVLGITSQTTEAYTKWLANERLKSLGLEPLYSGFNKNPYKHLERFADTEGEGNVKSNFFEGTVTSYNMSSSIDGWEDF; translated from the coding sequence GTGGATAGAAAGAAATTATTTAATCCAGAAGGTGATGATACATTAAATGCAAGAAAGATAATAAAGGGAAATTCAACTAACCTTTTTAACTTGAATAATGTCAGATATCAATGGGCCAATCAATTGTATAGAACTATGATGGCAAATTTCTGGATACCAGAAAAGGTAGATTTAACTCAGGATAAAAACGATTATGAAAACTTAACTTTACCTGAAAGAGAAGCCTATGATGGAATATTGTCATTCTTAATTTTCTTAGACAGTATACAAACGAATAATATTCCTAATATATCAGACCATGTAACAGCACCAGAAGTGAATTTGTTACTGGCTATACAAACTTTCCAAGAAGCTATACATTCTCAATCTTATCAATATATAATTGAGTCTATACTTCCAAAACAAAGTAGAGATTTAATCTATGATAAATGGAGAGATGACAAGGTATTATTTGAAAGAAATAGTTTTATTGCAAAGATATATCAAGATTTCATAGATGAGCAATCAGATGAAAATTTTGCTAAGGTTATAATAGCAAACTACTTACTTGAATCATTATATTTCTATAATGGATTTAACTTTTTCTATCTTCTAGCAAGTAGAAATAAAATGGTAGGAACTTCTGATATTATTAGACTTATCAATAGAGATGAGTTATCACATGTTGTTCTTTTCAGAAGTATAGTTAAGGAAATAAAAAATGATTATCCTGAATTCTTCTCAGCTGAAACAATCTATTCTATGTTTAAAACAGCTGTTGAACAAGAGATTAACTGGACAGAACATATAATTGGAAATAGAGTACTGGGTATAACTTCTCAAACGACAGAAGCCTATACAAAATGGCTAGCTAATGAAAGATTAAAATCATTAGGTTTAGAACCTCTATATTCTGGTTTCAATAAAAATCCATACAAACACTTAGAAAGATTTGCCGATACTGAAGGAGAAGGAAATGTTAAATCTAACTTCTTTGAAGGAACAGTTACAAGTTACAATATGAGTTCTTCTATTGATGGTTGGGAAGATTTTTAA
- a CDS encoding glutaredoxin domain-containing protein, with protein MIKVYGKENCSKCTSLKGILTDRNIEFEYIEDVKTLMIVASKARIMSAPVIEYNDTVYSMEAFLKVI; from the coding sequence ATGATTAAAGTTTATGGGAAAGAAAACTGTAGTAAATGTACATCTTTAAAAGGGATATTAACAGACAGAAACATTGAATTTGAATATATTGAAGATGTAAAGACACTTATGATAGTTGCCAGTAAAGCAAGAATTATGAGTGCACCAGTAATAGAATACAACGACACAGTCTACTCAATGGAAGCCTTCTTAAAGGTGATCTAA